In Amycolatopsis jiangsuensis, the following proteins share a genomic window:
- a CDS encoding sensor histidine kinase, translated as MRRFDDPQAERGRVLLDVVIATAATLLAVYTSLDPPGPAYSGPLWGAWLVGVAAGAPLLLRRRWCVPVLAWVLLIAVVATLTGVVGAGAVWVIFVPVAVASYTVTDRVDRLAVAVSVLVLDLVVAATTIPAFYGIHRPADRDVGRSEVPLWWQVELGVVLAQLGAAWAAGWVVRSRRLAKAEFARRSVREAVADERLRVARELHDIVGHSMSVIAVEASVAGRLADERPDHAKAALNSIERSSRAAIGEIRQLLGVLRPAPDAAADAERGPLPGVADLPALVDRLRVPGLAIDLDSGGVDELSAGVDLAVYRVVQEALTNVVKHADATQCRIVVRDAEAAVYVDVVDDGPGRRIPRGRPGGGYGLIGMRERIATYGGTLAVGPRARGFQVAAVIPHIDSDAAP; from the coding sequence GTGCGCCGATTCGACGATCCGCAGGCCGAGCGAGGCCGGGTTCTCCTCGACGTCGTGATCGCTACGGCGGCGACCCTCCTCGCCGTGTACACCTCGCTGGACCCGCCGGGGCCCGCGTATTCGGGACCGCTCTGGGGTGCCTGGCTGGTAGGGGTGGCCGCGGGCGCGCCGTTGCTACTGCGCCGTCGATGGTGCGTGCCCGTGCTGGCGTGGGTATTGCTGATCGCCGTGGTGGCGACGTTGACGGGGGTCGTCGGCGCCGGGGCGGTATGGGTGATCTTCGTTCCGGTCGCCGTCGCGTCCTACACCGTGACCGACCGGGTCGACCGGCTGGCCGTCGCCGTGTCGGTGCTGGTTCTCGATCTCGTTGTCGCGGCCACGACGATCCCGGCGTTCTACGGGATCCATCGGCCCGCGGATCGGGACGTCGGCCGCAGCGAGGTGCCGTTGTGGTGGCAGGTGGAGCTCGGCGTCGTCCTCGCGCAGCTCGGTGCGGCCTGGGCCGCCGGGTGGGTGGTGCGGTCGCGGCGCCTGGCGAAGGCCGAGTTCGCGCGCCGTTCGGTGCGGGAAGCGGTGGCCGACGAACGGCTGCGCGTCGCCCGCGAGCTGCACGACATCGTCGGGCACAGCATGAGCGTGATCGCCGTCGAGGCGAGCGTTGCCGGGCGCCTCGCCGACGAACGGCCCGACCACGCGAAGGCGGCGCTGAACTCGATCGAAAGGTCCAGTCGTGCCGCGATCGGCGAGATCCGCCAGCTGCTCGGGGTGCTACGACCGGCCCCGGACGCGGCGGCTGACGCGGAACGGGGGCCGCTGCCGGGCGTCGCCGACCTGCCCGCGCTGGTGGACCGGCTCCGCGTGCCGGGATTGGCGATCGACCTGGACAGCGGCGGCGTCGACGAGCTCTCGGCGGGCGTCGATCTCGCCGTGTACCGCGTGGTGCAGGAGGCGCTGACCAACGTCGTCAAGCACGCCGACGCCACGCAGTGCCGGATCGTCGTGCGGGACGCCGAGGCGGCGGTGTACGTCGACGTCGTCGATGACGGCCCGGGGCGCCGGATCCCGCGCGGGCGCCCCGGCGGCGGGTACGGTCTGATCGGGATGCGGGAACGGATCGCGACCTACGGCGGCACGCTCGCCGTCGGTCCCCGTGCCCGCGGATTCCAGGTAGCCGCCGTGATTCCCCACATTGATTCGGATGCCGCACCGTGA
- a CDS encoding response regulator, which produces MTSPDTDAEIRVLLADDHALIRESFRALLEAEPGFRPVGEAGTGTDAVRQARRLRPDVVLMDVRMPEMDGIEATRRICADAETPAVRVLILTTFDLDEYVYAALRAGASGFQVKDATAADLLAGIRVIAGGDALLAPRITRRLIATFARQGLADPALSDSVGVTEREREVLILVARGLSNTEISRNLYITLGTVKTHIGHLLAKLAARDRAQLVVAAYEAGLVVPGS; this is translated from the coding sequence GTGACGAGCCCCGACACCGACGCCGAGATCCGCGTGCTGCTCGCCGACGATCACGCGCTCATCCGCGAGAGCTTCCGTGCGTTGCTGGAGGCCGAACCTGGTTTCCGCCCGGTGGGCGAGGCCGGAACCGGAACCGACGCCGTCCGGCAAGCCCGCCGCCTGCGGCCCGATGTGGTGCTGATGGACGTCCGGATGCCGGAGATGGACGGGATCGAGGCCACTCGGCGGATCTGCGCGGACGCCGAGACGCCGGCCGTGCGCGTCCTCATCCTCACCACGTTCGACCTCGACGAGTACGTCTACGCCGCGCTCCGGGCCGGGGCCAGCGGGTTTCAGGTCAAGGACGCGACGGCCGCCGACCTCCTCGCCGGGATCCGCGTGATCGCCGGGGGCGATGCGCTGCTGGCGCCGCGGATCACGCGCCGCCTCATCGCCACCTTCGCGCGGCAAGGGCTCGCCGACCCCGCCCTGTCCGATTCCGTCGGCGTCACCGAACGCGAACGGGAGGTCCTCATATTGGTCGCGCGCGGCCTGTCCAATACCGAGATCTCCCGAAACCTCTACATCACGCTTGGCACCGTGAAGACCCACATCGGTCATCTGCTGGCGAAACTGGCCGCGCGGGATCGCGCGCAACTGGTCGTCGCCGCCTACGAGGCGGGCCTGGTGGTGCCCGGTAGTTGA
- a CDS encoding PAS and ANTAR domain-containing protein, whose product MTDAASPSGPHARTAGHHDGRRPRSIGDFRFCFADQWWAWSDEVARLHGYEPGAVEPTTELLLTHKHPEDRDMVAWTLDEAVCGSNALCRRHRIIGTGGAEHHVLVVADRLFDGAGTVIGTTGYYIDLDGDLIDEDRQHVLDEAVPDVVDARAAIEQAKGVLMSVYGISADQAFAILRWRSQETNTKIRQLAENLVTALPTVGGSGKHQRSRFDHLLLTIHESPAPAPRTGR is encoded by the coding sequence GTGACCGACGCTGCTTCTCCCTCGGGCCCCCATGCCCGCACAGCGGGGCATCATGACGGCCGGCGTCCGCGGTCGATCGGCGATTTTCGGTTCTGTTTCGCAGACCAGTGGTGGGCGTGGTCCGACGAGGTGGCGCGGTTGCACGGCTATGAGCCCGGCGCAGTCGAGCCGACCACCGAGCTGTTGTTGACGCACAAACACCCCGAGGACCGCGATATGGTCGCGTGGACGCTCGACGAAGCGGTATGCGGTAGCAACGCGCTCTGCAGGCGCCATCGGATCATCGGCACCGGCGGTGCCGAGCATCATGTTCTGGTCGTCGCCGATCGTCTCTTCGACGGCGCGGGCACCGTCATCGGCACCACCGGCTACTACATCGATCTCGACGGCGACCTGATCGACGAGGATCGCCAACACGTTCTCGACGAGGCCGTACCCGACGTCGTCGACGCGCGCGCCGCCATCGAACAGGCAAAAGGCGTCCTCATGTCGGTGTACGGCATCAGCGCCGACCAAGCCTTCGCCATATTGCGCTGGCGTTCGCAGGAGACCAACACCAAGATCCGCCAGCTGGCAGAGAACCTCGTCACCGCGCTCCCCACCGTCGGCGGCAGCGGTAAGCATCAACGCTCCCGCTTCGACCACCTGCTGCTGACCATCCACGAATCACCGGCGCCCGCACCCCGCACCGGCCGTTGA